TCCTGACCACCGGCTCCTGGTCCGCCTGAACCTCCGGGCGGGCGGTGGGGACCGGCTCAGGGGCGGGTGAGCCTGAGGGTGGGTTGCGGGGAGCCGGCTCAGGGCCGGGTGAGCCTGCGGGTGGGCGGTGGGGGTCGGCTCAGGGGCGGGTGAGCCTGCGGTCCAGCGCCCGTGCCGACTCCCGGAAGGCGCGGCCCAGACCGGGTCTGGCCAGCGTCAGCAGAAGGCGGAACGGCGCCGGGCCGTCCGCCGCGAACGTCCACCGCAGCCGGGTGCCGCCGCCCGCCGGTGCCAGCCGCCAGTCCTCCAACAGGGCCCGCAGACCAGGGGCGTTGGTGGTGTCGACGCGGTAGGCGTAATGCGCGTCGGGCTCGGCCGCCAGGATCGTCTCGGTGAAGCGGGTGCCGCCGGTCAGCCGCACCTCCCGGCCCGTGCCGCCCTGTGTCGGCGCCGAGCGCGCCACGCCGGTGAACCAGCACGACCAGTCGGCCACATCGTCCGCCAGCGCCGCATACACCGCCTTCGGCGGCGCGCTGACCTCCGCGGTGAACACCAGCCGCAGCGGGGCGGATTCGACGAAGTCGAGCTCGACGGGGCGGAGACGGCGTGCCATGGGACGAGCACCCCCTACGGGACGGTCGGCGGGTCTGCGCGGCACACCCTAGCTGGCGGCCCGTCAGATGTCTGCGTCCTCCGGCTGCTCGCCCGCCACCACCAGCTCCGGCGGCAGCTCCGCGAACTCCGCACGCGCCCCCGCGGGCAGCCCGGCATCCGTCACCAGCACATCCACCTGATCCAGCGTCGCGAACGAACTCAGGCCGACCGTGCCCCACTTGGTGTGGTCGGCGACCACCACCACCCGCCGCGCGGACCGCACGAAATGCCGGTTGGTCTCCGCCTCCGCCAGATTCGGCGTCGACAGACCCGCCTCGACCGATATGCCGTGCACCCCGAGGAAGAGCACATCGAAATGCAGCGACCGGATCGCGGCGTCCGCCACCGGGCCCACCAGGGTGTCCGACGGCGTACGCACCCCGCCCGTCAGCACGACCGTCGCGGCACCCGCGCGCGGTCCCGTGCCACCGCTGGCCGCCGCCCGCTGCGCGGTGTAGAACACATCGGCCACCCGCACCGAATTCGTCACCACTGTCAGATCCGGCACCTCCAGCAGTTGCTGGGCCAGCGCGAACGCGGTCGTGCCGCCCGCCAGCGCGATCGCGCTGCCCGGCGCCGCCATCTCGGCCGCCGCCTTGGCGATGTCCTCCTTGGCGCTCAGCTCCAGCCCCGACTTCGCCTCGAAACCGGGCTCGTGCGCGCTCGGCTCGCTGACCGGCACCGCGCCGCCGTGCACCTTCTCCACCAGGCCCTGCCGGGCCAGCGCGTCCAGATCGCGACGGACCGTCATGTCCGACACGCTCAGCTTGCGGGTCAGCTCATTGACCCGCACCCCGCCCCGTCGTCTGACCTCGTCGAGAATCAGGGCACGCCGCTGCTCCGCGAGGAGATTCTGGTTGTCGCTCACCCCGGCCCGTCCCTTCCGCCCCGGCTCGCTGTGTCGGGTCGTACGCGCTGGCTTTGCCGCCTGCGATCACTGATGCCCTCATCCTCGCACGAGGCACTGACAGTGACGGCGTTGTCGGGTGAGGCGGTTCGGCGCGGGTGGGGGAAAGGGGGATGGGCGGAGGCGGGGGACTGGGGTGGGGTGAGGGGTGTGGTGGTGGCGCTTTCTGAGCTGGCTCGTGCCCGCCTCCCTCGGAGCTGCTCGTCCGCCTCCCTCGGAGCTGGCTCGTGCCCGCCTCCGGTTGCTCCCCCGCCCCCTCCCCCTCTCCCCCTTCGGGGGAGGGGGCGGGGGTGGGTTCGGGGGTGGGAGGGGGACGCGCGAGAGCGCAAGACGAAGCCCCCGACACCTTCGCCAGAACGCCACCCCGAGGTGGTGCTGGATGTGCGTACAAGGGGAAGAGACAATCCTGGGGGCGTCGCACCGCTCGGCGCCGCACGGACTACGGGGGAATTCAGTGGAGACCGCGGACCCGACACCGCACGCCCGCCCAACGGACCCTGGCAGCCCAGGAGATGGGCCACCGGACAACGCACCACAGCTCTCCCTGGAGCTGCTGGTGCACGGCGTCGGGGGCACCACCGCCCAGGAGATGCTCGGTGACCCACGCGTCCAGCTGATCACCGGCGACGACACCGCCGCCTGCTACCGCCGCACCGAGGACGCGGACGCCGAGCAACGGCCCGACGACTACCGCGTCGAGCCGGTCCGCGAGGCGTACTGCTGGTCCAACCTCACCTCGGGCAACGGCGCCCGCGCCCTGTGGCTGATCCTGGTGCCCTTCATGGTCGCCAACCTCGCCCACTGGATGCGCCCGGCCGCCCCGCCCGAGCACCCGGCCCAGCGGATCTACGACCTGCTCGTACGCATCCTCGCCCTCACCCTCACGGTCCTGCTCGCCGCCGCGGCCTGCGAGGTCGCCCTCGACCTCACGGCCTGGCAGTGCGCGGGCACCACCGTCTGCGCCTCCGGCAAATCCTGGATGGGCTTCCTCAGCCCCGACAACTCCGGCTGGTGGAGCGCCCCGGGCCGCCGTCTCGCGCTCGCGTCCGTGGTGCCGCTGCTCGTCATCGGCTTCCTGTGGGGGCTCTCCCGCCGCACCTGGAGCGCCTACGAATCCGCCTCACCGCCGCCGCGGCTGCCCGGTACCTCCCGCGACACCCCGGTCGCCGAACGCACCGCGCTCAGCCGCGAGGGCTTCTGGTACGGCCGCCGGCTGGTCGCCAGACTGCGCGCCGCACACACCACGGCCGGTGTGCTGACCGTGGCCGCCGTACTGCTCGCCGCCGCCGCGAAGGCCGACGGGGACGACGGCCGCACCGTCCTCGCGGTCACCGGCCGGGCCCTGACCACCCTGGTCATCCTGCTCGCCGCCGCCACCCTGGTGGTGGTCTGGCGCACCGCCCGCAGCGAGGACGCGCCGGACGTCGCCTCGGACCACCTGGTCGTACGGGCGCTGCCGTTCGCCGCCCTGGGGGTGCTGGCGCTGACCATGGTGCACACCGGCTGGGCGCGCCCCGGCGCCCACAGCCACGGTCCGCTGCCCGGCGCCGCCGCCTTCGGCGGGATCGCCGTCTTCCAGGGCGTGCTGGTCCTGGCGCTGGCGGTGACGGCCTGGGTCCTGCAGCGCGCCGCCCGTGACGACGCCCGCACCGCGCTGCGCGGTATGGGCGGGCCCGCCGTCGCCCTGCTGGCCTGTGCGGTCGGCGGGGTGCTGTCCGGGGGCGTGGCCCAGCGCTTCGCGGACTGGCTGGACGGCGGTGCGACCCCCGGCCAGGCGCACGCCCCCATCCCCGGGCCGCCGGTCCTGCTGTCCTGGCAGGCCTCGGTCATCCCCGTGCTGCTGGTCGTCGTCGCCGTGGTCGCCGTACTCGCCGCCGTCCGAGTGGTGATCGTCCGCAACCGGGTGGCCAAGGACATCCCCGGGCTCTACGACCCCCGCGAGCACCCCGACGCGGGCCGTACCAAGCGCATCGCCGCCACCATCGCCGGCGCCGGACTCACCGATTCCGCGCCCGTCCTGATCGCGGCCACCTCCGCCGTCACCCTCGTCCTCGGGGCCGGCGCGGTGGTCGGCGCCTGGCTCACCGGCCGGGCGCCGGGCCGCGCCACCGAAGGCGCGCCGCCCGTCGTGCACGCCGCCGCCGAGACCGCGGAATCCCTGGGGTCCTGGCTGATGGGCGCCGGGGTCATACTGCTGATCACGGCGGGCCGGCGTGCCTACCGCGATCACTCCGCCCGCCGCACCATCGGCATCCTGTGGGACGTCGGCACGTTCTGGCCCCGCGCCGCCCACCCCTTCGCACCGCCCTGCTACGCCGAGCGCGCCGTCCCCGACCTCACCTGGCGGATGGCCACCTGGACCGAGCGGTTCGACGGCCGGCTGGTGCTCTCCGGGCACTCCCAGGGCAGTGTGCTGGCGGCCGCCGCGGTCTGGCAGCTGGACCTGGTCACCCGCAGCCGCGTCGCCCTGATGACGTACGGCAGCCCCCTGGAGCGTCTCTACGGACGCTGGTTCCCCGCCTTCTTCGGGCCGCCCGCGCTGACCGGACTGCACCGCGAGATGGACGACTGGCGCAATCTGTGGCGCTTCACCGACCCCATCGGCGGCCCGATCCGGCTCACCTGCGAGGACGGCCGGCGGATCGACCAGGGGCCGCTGCGCGACCCGCTCGCCTTCGGCCGCACCCTGCAGAACCCGCTGCCCGCCCAGATCCTGGGCCATGGCGACTACCAGGCCGACCCGGTCTTCGAGACGGTCCGTGCCGAGCTGATCGCCCGGCTCGGCCCGGACGTGCCGTGCCAGCGACCCGCTGACGACCGCCCGGAGGTGCGTCCGGCTCAGGGGAGTTCGGGAAGGTCGTCCGCGTAGAGGAGGGTCAGGTCGTCGGTGCTCGGGTCGGTCAGCTGCGCCACCCGGCCCGCGTGCCGCTCGACCATCGCCTCGAACGTCTGCCGCGCGGTACGGCCGTTGCCGAAGGAGGGGCCCTTGGGCAGCGCCGTGAAGTACTTCAGCAGCGCCTCGCCGGCACCCTCGGCGAGGTGGTATTCATGCTCCTCGCCCTGCTGCTCGACGATCCGCAGCAGCTCCTCGGGCGCATAGTCGCCAAAGGTGATGGTCCGTGAGAAACGGGACGCCACACCGGGGTTGACCGCCAGGAAGCGCTCCATCTCGGCGGTGTAGCCCGCCACGATCACCACCACCGCGTCCCGGTGGTCCTCCATCAGCTTCACGAGGGTGTCGATGGCCTCCTTCCCGAAGTCCCGTCCGGAGTCCTCGGGGGAGAGGGCATACGCCTCGTCGATGAACAGCACCCCGCCGCGCGCCCGGTCGAACGCCTCCTGGGTACGGATCGCCGTCGAGCCGATGTGCTCGCCCACCAGGTCCACCCGGGACACCTCGACCAGATGCCCGCGCTCCAACACCGCCAAGGACGCCAGGATTTCGCCGTACAGCCGGGCCACGGTCGTCTTGCCGGTACCGGGGGAGCCGGTGAAGACCAGATGGCGGCGCACCGAGGCGGCCTTCAGCCCCGCCTCCTGCCGGCGGCGCCCCACCTCGATCATGTTGATCAGGCTGCGCACCTCACGCTTGACGCTCTCCAGCCCCACGAGGGTGTCCAGTTCACCCAGCACCTCGTCGGAGGGCCGGCTGCTGACGGCCGGTTCCGCGGCCACCGGCGCCGGTGCGGGCGGCGGCGGGCCCTGCGCCGGGACGTTGCCCAGCAGCCCGGCCGTCTGGGTCATCTGCTGTACCGCGGGCGCCGTCGCGCCGGTGCCCGGTGCCGGCACGGCCCGGCTCTCGTCGCTGGTGCAGTCCTGGACCGTCGGCCCGTCGCCCTGCCCGGCCCCGCCCTCGGCGAACTCGTAGCCGCCGCGCGCACACCGCTCCGTACGGCAGCGTGTCAGCGTCGTACGGCAGCCGTCGATCACATGGAAGCCGAAGCCCGAACTCCCGGTGACCCGGCAGCCCTGGAAGCTGCCGCGGCCCTCGGCGGAGACATAGAACCCGGCCTCGGCCGGTGAACTGACCGTGCAGCCCTCGATGGTGGGGTCCGCGCCCTTGGTGACGATCACGCCGGTCTGCGCACCGTCGATGGTGCAGTTGGCGAGCGTGCCGCCACTGCCGTGGTCGCGGAACCAGGCCCCCGTCGCGGCCTCCCGGATCCGGCAGTCGTCCAGCTGCACGGTCGCCCCGTCGCTCACCGACACCGCGGTGTTGCGGACCTGGGCGATATCGCAGTCGACGACATCGGCGCGGGAGCCCCGGTCCAGTACGAACAGGGCGTCCGGGACGTCGTGCACCCGGGTCGAGTCGAGTACGGCGGTGGCGCCGTCGCTCACCCACACCGCCGGGTAGTCGCCCGTGCTGTCGTGGATCTCGCACTGGTTGGCGTCCACGCGGGTGCCCGGGTCCCAGACGGACAGCCCGTTGCGCCCGAAGTGCCGCACCGTGCTGCGGGTCAGCGTCAGCACCGAACGGGACCGCAGATCGACGGCGTTCTCCGGGATGTCGTGGATGTCGCAGTCGGCGAGGGTGAGGACCGCATCGGTGTCCAGGGTGACGCCGTCGGCCGAGGTGCGGTGGACCGTGCAGTCGGTGAAATGACCGGTGGCCCGGGACGCGACCTGGATCCCCGCGCCCTTGATCTCGTACAGCTCGCAGCCCACCGCCTCGACCGCGCTGCCCTCACCGTGCAGCGACAGTCCGGCGCCCGAGGCGTGGTGGATCCGGCAGTTCTCCAGCCGGGGGTGGGCCCCGCCGCGCACCGCCACTCCGGCCTGCCCGGCGGCCATCACCTCGCACTCCTCGAAGACACCGCCGGCGCCGTCCAGGACGCTGATGCCCACTCCGCCCGCGTTGTCGACCGTGCAGCGGCGCACCGTGGGGCGGGCGCCGCCGCGGACCTCGATGCCGGACGCGGACCGGGTCACCACCCGCAGGCCGGCCAGCTCCGGGGCGCCGTCCTCCACCAGCAGCGCGGGCGACGCCGAATCCGTCGCCTCCAGATGCAGATCGTGGACGGTGGCCGAGGCGCGTACCGTCAGCGCCACACCGTCGGACGGGGCGATCCGCACCGAACCGCGCGCCCCGTCCGGGCCGCGCAGGGTCACCGCGCGCACCAGCACCAGATTCTCGCGGTAGG
This genomic stretch from Streptomyces nigrescens harbors:
- a CDS encoding SRPBCC family protein, giving the protein MARRLRPVELDFVESAPLRLVFTAEVSAPPKAVYAALADDVADWSCWFTGVARSAPTQGGTGREVRLTGGTRFTETILAAEPDAHYAYRVDTTNAPGLRALLEDWRLAPAGGGTRLRWTFAADGPAPFRLLLTLARPGLGRAFRESARALDRRLTRP
- a CDS encoding DeoR/GlpR family DNA-binding transcription regulator; protein product: MSDNQNLLAEQRRALILDEVRRRGGVRVNELTRKLSVSDMTVRRDLDALARQGLVEKVHGGAVPVSEPSAHEPGFEAKSGLELSAKEDIAKAAAEMAAPGSAIALAGGTTAFALAQQLLEVPDLTVVTNSVRVADVFYTAQRAAASGGTGPRAGAATVVLTGGVRTPSDTLVGPVADAAIRSLHFDVLFLGVHGISVEAGLSTPNLAEAETNRHFVRSARRVVVVADHTKWGTVGLSSFATLDQVDVLVTDAGLPAGARAEFAELPPELVVAGEQPEDADI
- a CDS encoding right-handed parallel beta-helix repeat-containing protein, with translation MAQGSVQVTHSGTSRWRRRTGEYSSLAAALEAAGDGDVLTVPAGTYRENLVLVRAVTLRGPDGARGSVRIAPSDGVALTVRASATVHDLHLEATDSASPALLVEDGAPELAGLRVVTRSASGIEVRGGARPTVRRCTVDNAGGVGISVLDGAGGVFEECEVMAAGQAGVAVRGGAHPRLENCRIHHASGAGLSLHGEGSAVEAVGCELYEIKGAGIQVASRATGHFTDCTVHRTSADGVTLDTDAVLTLADCDIHDIPENAVDLRSRSVLTLTRSTVRHFGRNGLSVWDPGTRVDANQCEIHDSTGDYPAVWVSDGATAVLDSTRVHDVPDALFVLDRGSRADVVDCDIAQVRNTAVSVSDGATVQLDDCRIREAATGAWFRDHGSGGTLANCTIDGAQTGVIVTKGADPTIEGCTVSSPAEAGFYVSAEGRGSFQGCRVTGSSGFGFHVIDGCRTTLTRCRTERCARGGYEFAEGGAGQGDGPTVQDCTSDESRAVPAPGTGATAPAVQQMTQTAGLLGNVPAQGPPPPAPAPVAAEPAVSSRPSDEVLGELDTLVGLESVKREVRSLINMIEVGRRRQEAGLKAASVRRHLVFTGSPGTGKTTVARLYGEILASLAVLERGHLVEVSRVDLVGEHIGSTAIRTQEAFDRARGGVLFIDEAYALSPEDSGRDFGKEAIDTLVKLMEDHRDAVVVIVAGYTAEMERFLAVNPGVASRFSRTITFGDYAPEELLRIVEQQGEEHEYHLAEGAGEALLKYFTALPKGPSFGNGRTARQTFEAMVERHAGRVAQLTDPSTDDLTLLYADDLPELP